The following are encoded in a window of Lichenicola cladoniae genomic DNA:
- a CDS encoding MFS transporter, translated as MDNAPSAFPGWRTAHLALLVLALLAFVTSMDITMTSLLVEPMKRELALSDIQIGFLQGTVYGIGYGLSAMPLGRLIDSRTRTRLLLAGMLVWAVAMAATALAHGVEMLVVWRLLLGVVTALVLPASISLIADLFAPAQRTVATSLFATGQACGQAFGILAGGLVFDRLTRLVAWAPEAFHGLSPWRVEYLGAGVLCLVLAPLLLTMDEPVRHERDATRVSGREALLELWSYRRFIGPLIAAMLFSVIALQATMVWAAPLLIRRFGQTPGQFAGWLSGITLAGGILGALAGGRLAELGRRRLGSGGVLLPALVAALASVPLALFGLAPTVPVFALLLGLSLFCGGMIQTIGVVAFTLNIPNEIRGLGIGVYVLIVALFGTATAPAAVAVVSRLLGGEDRLGLAIAAISAPAMLVSALFFGLAMRNAARRTAG; from the coding sequence GTGGACAACGCGCCGTCGGCCTTCCCAGGCTGGCGGACGGCACATCTCGCCCTCCTGGTGCTGGCATTGCTCGCCTTCGTCACGTCGATGGACATCACCATGACGTCGCTTCTGGTCGAGCCGATGAAGCGGGAGCTGGCGCTCAGCGATATTCAGATCGGGTTCCTGCAAGGGACGGTCTATGGCATCGGCTATGGCCTGAGTGCGATGCCGCTGGGCCGGCTGATCGACAGCCGGACGCGGACGCGCCTGCTCCTGGCGGGAATGCTGGTCTGGGCCGTGGCAATGGCGGCAACCGCGCTGGCGCATGGCGTCGAAATGCTGGTCGTCTGGCGCCTACTGCTTGGGGTAGTGACGGCATTGGTGCTGCCAGCCTCAATCTCTCTAATCGCTGACCTTTTCGCGCCAGCACAGCGCACTGTGGCGACCAGCCTGTTCGCGACCGGCCAGGCCTGCGGCCAGGCGTTCGGAATCCTCGCTGGCGGTCTGGTGTTCGATCGGCTCACCCGGCTGGTCGCCTGGGCCCCGGAGGCTTTCCACGGCCTGTCGCCCTGGCGGGTCGAATATCTTGGCGCCGGCGTCCTGTGCCTTGTATTGGCCCCGCTGCTGCTCACGATGGACGAGCCGGTGCGCCATGAGCGTGACGCGACACGGGTTTCCGGCCGTGAGGCGCTGCTGGAGCTGTGGTCATACCGGCGTTTCATCGGCCCGCTGATCGCCGCCATGCTGTTCAGCGTGATCGCCTTGCAGGCGACCATGGTCTGGGCGGCGCCGCTGCTGATCCGCCGGTTCGGCCAGACCCCGGGACAGTTCGCGGGCTGGCTGAGCGGCATCACGCTGGCGGGCGGCATCCTCGGCGCGCTCGCAGGCGGCAGGCTGGCCGAGCTCGGGCGGCGCCGGCTGGGATCGGGCGGCGTGCTATTGCCAGCGCTGGTCGCGGCGCTGGCGAGCGTGCCGCTGGCGCTGTTCGGCCTGGCGCCGACCGTGCCGGTGTTCGCGCTGCTGCTCGGGCTGTCGCTGTTCTGCGGCGGGATGATCCAGACCATCGGGGTCGTGGCCTTCACCCTCAACATCCCGAACGAGATCCGAGGCCTCGGCATCGGCGTCTATGTGCTGATCGTGGCGCTGTTCGGAACCGCCACGGCGCCGGCGGCGGTGGCGGTGGTCAGCCGGCTGCTCGGCGGCGAGGATCGGCTCGGCCTGGCGATCGCCGCGATCTCGGCTCCCGCGATGCTGGTGTCGGCGCTGTTCTTTGGGTTGGCAATGCGCAACGCCGCGCGCCGGACGGCCGGTTGA
- a CDS encoding serine hydrolase domain-containing protein: MMPQAHLDPAALDALFAPFDRTDAPGFAVGVSLPGMAPYRRGFGMASIELPVALSPTIRMRIGSTTKHFCVLAVMLLVEEGRLSLDDSPRRHIPEMPEWAEAMTVRQLMAHTSGMRDAFDLILHASGPGLSAAPDMLFNRQIAIDDVDAPPGSTWSYNNGSYVLLGEIVERLSGRSFADFLTERILRPTGMHDTTMRALDTDLLANSATLHVPTPQGGWNRGIFGVPIGGMGGLVSTVDDMLLWLAHMSRPVVGTAESWAAMRTPLTTHGYGLGLFMDTHRGLRTLHHAGGVVGGCSQMLKVLDHELDLIIMSNGRSGLDLYGLVDAIIDACIPELPPVAEPAPGPATVATFHSATTGRVLSMVDHEGRQALAISGTTLPTRRQPDGSLSVAILPSDLRVRPVHQGDAIVALEASEFGNVDRLDRLDPPEDHTGAELTGRYENPSVAMTATIGTDAAGETLLRMTGELGGLSYALTRLGPVLWQARATGALPLVFTLEVTADGFSLSTGRTRRLAFDRTT; encoded by the coding sequence ATGATGCCGCAGGCCCACCTCGATCCGGCGGCGCTCGACGCGCTGTTCGCGCCGTTCGATCGCACCGATGCACCGGGCTTCGCGGTGGGCGTATCGCTTCCTGGTATGGCGCCCTATCGCCGCGGCTTCGGAATGGCGAGCATCGAGTTGCCGGTCGCTCTTTCGCCGACGATCAGGATGCGGATCGGCTCGACGACCAAGCATTTCTGCGTGCTCGCAGTGATGCTGCTGGTCGAGGAGGGCAGGCTTTCGCTCGATGACTCGCCGCGGCGTCATATTCCGGAGATGCCCGAGTGGGCCGAGGCGATGACGGTGCGCCAGTTGATGGCGCACACCAGCGGGATGCGCGACGCGTTCGATCTGATTCTGCATGCGTCGGGGCCCGGGCTGTCCGCCGCACCGGACATGCTGTTCAACCGGCAGATCGCGATCGACGATGTCGACGCCCCGCCCGGAAGCACGTGGAGCTACAATAACGGCAGCTATGTCCTGCTGGGCGAGATCGTCGAGCGCCTGAGCGGCCGGAGTTTTGCGGACTTCCTGACCGAGCGGATCCTGCGGCCGACCGGCATGCACGACACGACGATGCGCGCCCTCGATACTGACCTGCTGGCGAACAGTGCGACGCTGCACGTGCCAACCCCGCAAGGAGGGTGGAACCGCGGCATCTTCGGAGTGCCGATTGGCGGCATGGGCGGCCTGGTTTCCACGGTCGACGATATGCTGCTGTGGCTGGCGCATATGAGCCGCCCCGTGGTCGGAACAGCGGAGAGCTGGGCCGCGATGCGCACGCCGCTCACCACGCACGGTTACGGGCTCGGCCTGTTCATGGACACGCATCGCGGATTGCGGACGCTCCATCATGCAGGCGGTGTGGTCGGCGGTTGTAGCCAGATGCTCAAGGTGCTGGACCACGAGCTCGACCTGATCATCATGAGCAACGGCCGTAGCGGTCTCGATCTTTACGGCCTGGTCGACGCCATCATCGACGCTTGCATTCCGGAATTGCCGCCGGTAGCCGAGCCGGCCCCGGGACCGGCCACAGTTGCCACGTTCCACTCGGCGACCACCGGGCGGGTATTGTCGATGGTCGATCACGAAGGTCGCCAGGCGCTTGCGATCAGCGGGACGACGTTGCCGACGCGGCGCCAGCCGGATGGTAGCCTGTCGGTAGCGATCCTGCCGAGCGACCTGCGGGTCCGGCCGGTGCATCAGGGCGATGCGATCGTGGCTCTCGAGGCGAGCGAGTTCGGCAACGTCGACCGGCTGGACCGGCTCGACCCGCCGGAAGACCACACCGGCGCGGAGCTGACCGGCCGTTATGAGAATCCATCCGTCGCCATGACCGCCACGATCGGAACCGACGCCGCCGGCGAGACGTTGCTGCGTATGACCGGCGAGCTTGGTGGCCTGTCCTATGCGCTGACCCGGCTGGGTCCGGTACTCTGGCAGGCACGCGCCACCGGGGCGTTACCGCTGGTATTCACGCTGGAAGTTACCGCAGATGGGTTCAGCCTGAGCACCGGACGCACGCGCCGCCTTGCCTTCGATCGTACGACTTGA
- a CDS encoding DUF1611 domain-containing protein: protein MMSARPAAIATLLDLPKPYLLFLGDTREPGYAKTAFGLRDWAPELCIGEFALTEDTVSTGLKRLSPAAAYAQGARAVVIGVANYGGVILPSWLDSLVEALASGLDIISGMHSPLSSVPALREAADRHGRRLIDVRKPPASIPVATGARRTGRRLLTVGTDCALGKKYTALSLTREFAARGVDAEFRATGQTGILIAGRGIPMDAVVADFEAGAAELLSPDAAADHWDIIEGQGSLFHPAFAAVSLGLLHGSQPDIVVVCHQPGRTTMSGLPDYPVPSLEDTIDMTLRLGRRTNPSIRCAGISLNTAHLDEAERRQAFDIAERSLGLPAADPMRPGAALDALVDSCLRAN from the coding sequence ATGATGTCCGCCAGGCCGGCCGCGATCGCCACCCTGCTCGACCTGCCGAAACCCTATCTGCTGTTCCTCGGCGATACGCGGGAGCCTGGTTACGCCAAGACTGCATTCGGTCTGCGCGACTGGGCGCCGGAGCTTTGTATCGGCGAATTCGCCCTGACCGAGGACACCGTGAGCACCGGTCTGAAGCGGCTGTCGCCGGCCGCGGCCTATGCCCAGGGTGCCCGGGCCGTGGTCATCGGCGTCGCTAATTACGGCGGCGTCATTCTGCCGAGCTGGCTGGACAGCCTGGTCGAGGCGCTTGCCAGCGGGCTCGACATCATCAGCGGAATGCACAGCCCGCTTTCGTCGGTGCCAGCGCTCCGCGAGGCCGCGGATCGTCATGGCCGCCGGCTGATCGACGTCCGCAAGCCACCCGCGTCGATCCCGGTCGCCACCGGCGCCAGGCGCACCGGCCGAAGGTTGCTGACGGTCGGCACCGACTGCGCGCTCGGCAAGAAATACACCGCCCTGTCCCTGACGCGAGAATTTGCGGCCCGTGGCGTGGACGCCGAGTTCCGGGCCACCGGCCAGACCGGCATCCTCATTGCCGGTCGCGGTATTCCGATGGACGCGGTGGTGGCGGATTTCGAGGCGGGCGCTGCCGAGTTGCTCAGTCCGGACGCTGCGGCGGACCACTGGGACATCATCGAGGGGCAGGGGTCGTTGTTCCATCCGGCGTTCGCCGCCGTGTCGCTTGGGCTGCTGCATGGCAGCCAGCCGGACATCGTCGTGGTCTGCCACCAGCCCGGACGGACAACGATGAGCGGCTTGCCGGACTATCCGGTCCCGTCTCTCGAGGACACCATCGACATGACGCTGCGCCTCGGGCGTCGCACCAACCCGTCCATCCGGTGCGCCGGCATCAGCCTCAACACGGCCCATCTCGACGAGGCGGAGCGGCGGCAGGCGTTCGACATAGCCGAACGGTCGCTCGGTCTTCCGGCCGCCGACCCGATGCGCCCCGGCGCGGCGCTGGACGCGCTGGTCGACAGTTGCCTGCGCGCCAACTGA
- a CDS encoding threonine aldolase family protein, producing MDKMVDIAQQFASDNYAGMCPEAWEAMATANVGHEPAYGDDSWTARAADAFRDLFKTDCEVFFAFNGTAANSLALAALCQSYHGVICSDVAHVETDECGAPEFFSNGSKLLAAPSEDGKLTPAAIARIASNRKDIHFPKPRVVTISQPTETGQIYSIEELQAISATCRDLGLNLHMDGARFANACASLGCSPADITWRAGIDVLCFGGTKNGMAVGEAIIFFNRSLAQDFDYRCKQAGQLASKMRFLSAPWVRMLETGAWLRNAQHGNACSQYFAAEIADLPGVVLMFPVQANSVFLRLAPELVDAMRARGWRFYTFIGGGARFMFAWDAEMRNVQALAADLRDLAGAQPG from the coding sequence ATGGATAAGATGGTCGACATCGCCCAACAATTTGCCAGCGACAATTATGCCGGGATGTGCCCCGAGGCGTGGGAGGCCATGGCTACTGCCAATGTCGGGCACGAGCCGGCCTATGGCGACGACAGCTGGACGGCCAGGGCAGCGGATGCCTTCCGGGACCTGTTCAAGACCGATTGCGAGGTCTTTTTTGCCTTCAACGGCACCGCGGCGAACTCGCTCGCACTCGCTGCCCTGTGCCAGTCCTATCACGGGGTCATCTGTTCAGACGTGGCCCATGTCGAGACCGACGAGTGCGGCGCGCCGGAGTTCTTTTCGAACGGCTCCAAGCTGTTGGCAGCGCCGAGCGAGGACGGCAAGCTGACCCCGGCGGCGATCGCCAGGATCGCGTCGAACCGCAAGGACATCCATTTCCCGAAGCCGCGCGTGGTGACGATCAGCCAGCCCACCGAGACCGGGCAGATCTACAGCATCGAGGAGTTGCAGGCTATTTCGGCGACATGCCGCGATCTCGGCCTCAACCTGCATATGGACGGCGCACGCTTCGCCAATGCCTGCGCATCGCTGGGGTGCAGCCCGGCGGACATCACCTGGCGCGCCGGCATCGACGTGCTGTGCTTTGGTGGCACGAAGAATGGAATGGCAGTCGGCGAGGCCATCATTTTCTTCAATCGGTCGCTGGCGCAGGATTTCGATTATCGCTGCAAGCAGGCCGGCCAACTTGCCTCCAAGATGCGGTTCCTGTCCGCACCCTGGGTCCGGATGTTGGAGACCGGCGCCTGGTTACGCAATGCCCAGCATGGCAATGCCTGCTCGCAGTATTTCGCGGCCGAGATCGCGGACCTGCCCGGGGTGGTACTGATGTTCCCGGTTCAGGCCAACAGCGTGTTTCTCAGGCTGGCGCCGGAACTGGTCGATGCGATGCGAGCCCGCGGCTGGCGGTTCTACACCTTCATCGGCGGCGGGGCCCGTTTCATGTTTGCCTGGGACGCGGAAATGCGAAACGTGCAAGCGCTCGCCGCCGATCTGCGCGATCTCGCGGGTGCCCAGCCAGGCTAG
- a CDS encoding Lrp/AsnC family transcriptional regulator: MDELDLRILRLLQELPGISAADLAQKVGLSHTPCWRRVKQLEASGAILERAVILNPRVMGLDITVFANVRLKVHDEETLVALEQAAHDRGEIVDCFSMSGESDYILRIVVPSIESYEQFLKKVLLHFPGVASVSSHFALKCVKKTTKLPI, encoded by the coding sequence ATGGACGAGCTCGACCTCAGAATTCTTCGGCTGCTACAGGAGCTCCCGGGCATCTCCGCGGCCGACTTGGCGCAGAAGGTCGGGCTGTCGCACACGCCGTGCTGGCGCCGGGTGAAACAGCTCGAGGCCAGCGGCGCGATCCTGGAGCGTGCGGTCATCCTGAACCCGCGGGTCATGGGGCTCGACATCACCGTCTTTGCCAATGTCAGGCTCAAGGTGCACGACGAGGAAACCCTGGTGGCGCTGGAGCAGGCGGCACACGACCGGGGAGAGATCGTCGATTGCTTCTCGATGAGTGGAGAAAGCGACTACATCCTGCGTATCGTCGTCCCGAGCATCGAAAGCTACGAGCAGTTCCTCAAGAAGGTACTGCTGCACTTCCCGGGAGTGGCATCGGTCAGTTCGCATTTTGCTTTGAAATGCGTCAAGAAGACAACGAAACTTCCCATCTAG